The Micrococcales bacterium genome includes a region encoding these proteins:
- a CDS encoding YwaF family protein, whose amino-acid sequence MTLEGTGLAGWLAADAGSGVRWPVAPFNGPWCAYIALLALAGIGLHFALRHRSMRFKSRTLAAIAGANVVVYTAYTFQAIGNPDLPQVTLGQNLPFHFCNIMAWALILAPLVRWNWLRALCCFPGTLAGVLALTSPVDVYVDRPLFSLAALGFFSVHSVNAILGTLLATLGLFRPSFREAFKSVGYFGLMALAIFPLNLVMRAWVDAGANYFYQFEPENAQILQFFHDLVPVPFIYTLLLAPIAIGGVSIQAGLYALAGRVMGQPVGMTERV is encoded by the coding sequence GTGACCTTGGAAGGAACCGGGTTGGCCGGGTGGTTGGCGGCCGATGCCGGTAGCGGCGTGCGTTGGCCCGTGGCACCTTTCAATGGGCCCTGGTGCGCCTACATTGCGCTGTTGGCCCTGGCCGGGATTGGGCTGCATTTTGCTCTGCGTCACCGGTCGATGCGTTTCAAGTCGCGAACCTTGGCCGCCATCGCCGGGGCCAATGTGGTGGTTTACACCGCCTACACCTTCCAGGCGATTGGCAACCCGGACTTGCCGCAGGTGACGCTGGGCCAAAACCTGCCGTTTCATTTCTGCAACATCATGGCCTGGGCTCTGATCTTGGCGCCGCTGGTGAGGTGGAACTGGCTGCGGGCCCTGTGTTGTTTTCCCGGCACCTTGGCTGGGGTGTTGGCCTTGACCTCGCCGGTTGATGTCTACGTTGACCGGCCGCTGTTCTCCCTGGCGGCCTTGGGTTTCTTTTCCGTCCACTCCGTCAATGCCATTCTGGGCACTTTGCTGGCCACGCTGGGGTTGTTCAGGCCGTCTTTCCGCGAAGCGTTCAAGTCGGTTGGCTACTTTGGCCTGATGGCGCTGGCCATCTTCCCGCTCAACTTGGTCATGCGGGCCTGGGTTGATGCAGGCGCCAACTACTTTTACCAGTTCGAGCCAGAAAACGCCCAAATTTTGCAGTTCTTCCACGACCTGGTGCCGGTGCCCTTCATCTACACTCTGCTGCTGGCGCCAATTGCCATTGGTGGCGTATCGATCCAGGCCGGCCTTTACGCGCTGGCCGGCCGGGTCATGGGCCAACCAGTGGGTATGACTGAAAGGGTGTAG
- the rplJ gene encoding 50S ribosomal protein L10, with protein sequence MARPDKVEAVDQIAKWFSEANAAVLTEYRGLSVTQLRELRGALRANADYTVVKNTLTKIAVKQAGIDGLDDALQGPTAVAFVTGDPVDAAKALRDFSKSHHALVIKAGVMDAHAMTAADVGKLADLDSREVTLAKLAGVVKAGMAKAAATLAAPASKAVRTIDALRDKQEQAAA encoded by the coding sequence ATGGCTAGGCCAGACAAGGTTGAGGCAGTAGACCAGATCGCGAAGTGGTTTAGCGAAGCCAACGCCGCCGTGCTGACCGAATACCGCGGGCTGAGCGTGACTCAGTTGCGCGAACTGCGCGGTGCGCTCAGAGCCAACGCCGACTACACCGTGGTTAAGAACACCTTGACCAAAATTGCGGTCAAACAAGCGGGAATTGACGGCCTGGATGACGCCCTGCAAGGGCCAACCGCCGTCGCCTTCGTCACCGGCGACCCGGTTGATGCGGCCAAGGCTCTACGCGATTTCTCCAAATCCCACCACGCCCTGGTAATCAAGGCCGGCGTTATGGACGCTCACGCCATGACGGCCGCCGATGTCGGCAAACTAGCTGACCTGGACTCCCGTGAGGTCACACTGGCCAAACTAGCCGGCGTAGTCAAAGCCGGCATGGCCAAGGCGGCCGCCACTCTGGCGGCACCGGCCTCCAAGGCGGTGCGCACTATTGACGCGCTGCGTGACAAACAAGAACAAGCTGCGGCCTGA
- the rplL gene encoding 50S ribosomal protein L7/L12: MAKLSIDELMDQFKEMTLIELSDFVKRFEEVFDVTAAAPAAVAVAAAPGAGGAVEEAAEEQSEFDVILESFGEKKIQVIKEVRALTSLGLGEAKALVEGAPKPVLEKVNKDSAEKAKEALEGVGATVTLK; the protein is encoded by the coding sequence ATGGCAAAGCTGAGCATCGACGAACTGATGGACCAGTTCAAAGAGATGACCCTGATCGAACTGTCCGATTTCGTCAAGAGGTTCGAAGAGGTCTTTGACGTGACCGCGGCCGCACCGGCCGCCGTGGCCGTGGCCGCCGCGCCGGGCGCTGGTGGCGCCGTTGAGGAAGCCGCCGAGGAACAGTCGGAATTCGACGTCATTTTGGAATCCTTCGGTGAGAAGAAGATCCAGGTCATCAAGGAGGTCAGGGCTCTGACCTCACTAGGCCTGGGTGAAGCCAAAGCCCTGGTCGAAGGCGCTCCCAAGCCGGTCCTGGAAAAGGTCAACAAGGACTCGGCCGAAAAGGCCAAGGAAGCCCTGGAAGGCGTTGGCGCCACCGTCACGCTGAAGTAG
- the rpoB gene encoding DNA-directed RNA polymerase subunit beta, with protein sequence MAASRIPRSTIDANAPLTGSGRVSFGKIHEPLEVPDLLGLQLDSFDWLLGHERWRERVEVSRQAGLSDVLETSGLEEIFAEISPIEDFSETMSLSFRDHRFEPPKWTAEECKEKDFTYAAPLFVTAEFTNYITGEIKSQTVFMGDFPLMTERGTFIINGTERVVVSQLVRSPGVYFEKSADKTSDKDIYSAKIIPSRGAWLEFEIDKRDAVGVRIDRKRKQSVTVFLKALGVPVAQIRDEFKDYATVIETLDKDHVETQDEALVDIYRRIRPGEPPTIEAGRNLIDSFYLNSKRYDLAKVGRHKVNKKLGLTAALDESVLRIDDIVATVKYLAALHAGHAEMPTQTGSIRLETDDIDHFGNRRIRAVGELIQNQVRTGLSRMERVVRERMTTQDVEAITPQTLINIRPVVASIKEFFGTSQLSQFMDQNNPLAGLTHKRRLSALGPGGLSRDRAGMEVRDVHTSHYGRMCPIETPEGPNIGLIGSLATYGRINPFGFIETPYRVVKGGKVTDEVHYLTADEEDQYVIAQANAPLADSGNFVESNVLARTRGGEVEFAHTADIGYMDVSPRQMVSVATAMIPFLEHDDANRALMGANMQRQAVPLLQSETPLVGTGMELRAAIDAGDVIVAEKDGVVREVSADSVVVANDDGTERVYRVAKFQRSNQGTSYNQKVAVNQGDQIKAGQVLADGPATANGELALGRNLLVAFMSWEGHNYEDAIILSQRLVQDDVLSSIHIEEHEIDARDTKLGPEEITRDIPNVSEEVLADLDERGIIRIGAEVTAGDVLVGKVTPKGETELTPEERLLRAIFGEKAREVRDTSLKVPHGESGTVIGVREFSRDDGDELAPGVNQVVRVYIAQRRKITDGDKLAGRHGNKGVIAKILPVEDMPFMEDGTPIDVILNPLGVPSRMNLGQVLELHLGWVAAQGWKVDNPKADWAKNLPQAVREGKAGAAVATPVFDGVRETELSGLLGVTTPNRDGKRLVDVDGKARLIDGRSGEPFPEPVAVGYMYILKLHHLVDDKIHARSTGPYSMITQQPLGGKAQFGGQRFGEMEVWALEAYGAAYALQELLTIKSDDVVGRVKVYEAIVKGENVPEPGIPESFRVLMQEMKSLCLNVDVISADGSIIEMGDTDDEVFRAAEELGIDLARRPDASSVDEI encoded by the coding sequence TTGGCTGCTTCGCGCATCCCACGTTCCACCATTGACGCCAACGCACCACTGACCGGGTCAGGTCGAGTCTCATTCGGCAAGATCCATGAACCACTCGAAGTCCCAGATCTATTAGGCCTCCAGCTGGACAGTTTCGACTGGTTGCTGGGACATGAGCGCTGGCGCGAACGGGTCGAAGTCTCACGTCAGGCCGGGTTGTCTGATGTGCTGGAGACCTCCGGATTAGAGGAGATCTTCGCCGAAATCTCGCCCATCGAGGACTTCAGCGAAACCATGTCGCTGTCCTTCCGTGACCATCGCTTCGAGCCGCCCAAGTGGACGGCCGAGGAGTGCAAGGAGAAGGACTTCACCTACGCGGCGCCGCTGTTCGTGACGGCCGAATTCACCAACTACATCACCGGCGAGATCAAGTCGCAAACCGTTTTCATGGGTGACTTCCCGCTGATGACCGAACGCGGCACCTTCATTATCAACGGCACCGAGCGGGTGGTTGTCTCCCAGCTGGTGCGCTCGCCCGGGGTCTACTTCGAAAAGTCAGCTGACAAAACCTCTGACAAGGACATTTATTCGGCCAAGATCATTCCTTCGCGTGGCGCCTGGCTTGAGTTCGAGATCGACAAGCGCGATGCCGTCGGTGTGCGGATCGACCGCAAACGCAAGCAATCGGTGACGGTGTTCCTCAAAGCGCTCGGTGTGCCGGTGGCCCAGATTCGCGATGAGTTCAAGGACTACGCCACGGTCATCGAAACCCTGGACAAGGACCATGTCGAAACCCAAGACGAGGCCCTGGTTGACATCTACCGCCGGATCCGGCCAGGTGAACCGCCCACCATCGAGGCTGGACGCAACCTGATCGACTCGTTTTACCTCAACTCCAAACGCTACGACCTGGCCAAAGTGGGCCGGCACAAGGTCAACAAGAAGCTGGGCCTGACCGCCGCTTTGGATGAGTCAGTGCTGCGCATTGACGACATTGTGGCCACCGTCAAATACCTGGCTGCGCTGCACGCCGGCCACGCCGAAATGCCGACCCAAACAGGTTCGATCCGGCTAGAGACTGACGATATCGACCACTTTGGCAACCGCCGTATCAGGGCGGTCGGTGAGCTGATCCAAAACCAGGTCCGCACCGGGCTGTCCCGGATGGAGCGGGTGGTGCGCGAACGCATGACAACCCAGGATGTCGAAGCCATAACCCCACAAACCTTGATCAACATTCGCCCGGTGGTGGCTTCGATCAAAGAGTTCTTCGGCACCTCGCAGCTATCTCAGTTCATGGACCAGAACAATCCCTTGGCCGGGCTAACCCACAAGCGCCGGCTTTCGGCCCTGGGCCCTGGCGGCCTTAGCCGGGATAGGGCCGGTATGGAGGTGCGTGACGTTCACACCTCTCACTACGGCCGGATGTGTCCCATCGAGACTCCTGAGGGGCCCAACATTGGTTTGATTGGCTCGCTGGCCACCTACGGCCGGATCAACCCCTTTGGATTCATCGAAACGCCCTACCGTGTGGTCAAAGGCGGCAAGGTCACTGACGAGGTCCACTACCTGACGGCCGACGAAGAAGACCAATACGTCATTGCCCAGGCCAACGCGCCACTGGCGGATAGTGGCAATTTCGTGGAGTCCAATGTGCTGGCCCGCACCCGCGGCGGTGAGGTCGAATTCGCTCACACCGCGGACATTGGCTACATGGACGTCTCGCCGCGCCAAATGGTCTCCGTGGCCACGGCCATGATCCCGTTCCTTGAGCACGATGACGCTAACCGCGCCCTGATGGGCGCCAATATGCAGCGCCAAGCCGTGCCGCTGCTGCAAAGCGAGACCCCGCTGGTCGGCACCGGCATGGAATTGCGCGCCGCCATTGACGCCGGTGATGTCATCGTGGCGGAAAAGGACGGCGTGGTGCGTGAGGTCTCGGCTGACTCGGTGGTCGTGGCCAACGACGACGGCACCGAGCGGGTCTATCGCGTAGCCAAGTTCCAACGCTCCAACCAGGGCACCAGCTACAACCAGAAGGTTGCCGTAAACCAGGGCGACCAGATTAAGGCCGGTCAGGTTTTGGCCGATGGCCCGGCCACCGCCAACGGTGAACTAGCCCTGGGGCGCAATCTACTGGTGGCCTTCATGAGCTGGGAGGGTCACAACTACGAAGACGCCATCATCCTGTCCCAGCGCCTGGTCCAAGATGACGTACTGTCGTCGATTCACATTGAAGAACACGAGATCGACGCCCGGGACACCAAACTGGGGCCGGAGGAAATCACTCGAGACATTCCCAATGTTTCTGAAGAAGTCCTAGCGGACCTGGACGAACGCGGCATCATCCGGATTGGCGCCGAGGTCACCGCCGGCGACGTGCTGGTCGGAAAGGTCACCCCCAAGGGCGAAACCGAGCTCACGCCGGAAGAACGGTTGCTGCGGGCCATCTTTGGCGAAAAGGCGCGTGAGGTGCGTGACACCTCACTGAAGGTGCCTCACGGCGAGTCAGGCACCGTCATCGGCGTTAGGGAATTCTCCCGCGACGACGGCGACGAACTGGCCCCAGGCGTCAACCAAGTTGTCCGGGTTTACATCGCCCAGCGGCGCAAGATCACTGACGGTGACAAACTGGCTGGCCGCCACGGCAACAAGGGTGTCATCGCCAAGATCCTGCCAGTGGAGGACATGCCGTTCATGGAGGACGGCACGCCAATCGACGTCATTTTGAACCCGCTAGGTGTGCCCAGCCGGATGAACCTGGGCCAGGTGCTCGAACTGCATTTGGGTTGGGTCGCCGCCCAGGGTTGGAAGGTCGACAATCCGAAAGCCGATTGGGCCAAAAACCTGCCCCAGGCGGTGCGTGAGGGCAAAGCCGGTGCGGCCGTGGCCACGCCGGTCTTTGACGGTGTGCGCGAGACCGAACTAAGCGGGCTGCTCGGTGTCACCACCCCCAACCGGGATGGCAAGCGCCTTGTCGATGTCGATGGCAAGGCTCGTCTAATCGACGGCCGGTCTGGTGAACCTTTCCCCGAGCCGGTGGCCGTGGGATACATGTACATCCTCAAGCTGCACCACCTGGTTGACGACAAGATCCACGCCCGTTCGACCGGTCCGTACTCGATGATCACGCAGCAACCATTGGGCGGCAAAGCCCAGTTTGGTGGCCAACGCTTCGGGGAGATGGAGGTCTGGGCCTTGGAAGCCTATGGCGCCGCCTACGCCTTGCAGGAACTACTGACTATCAAATCTGATGATGTCGTAGGCCGGGTCAAGGTCTACGAGGCCATCGTCAAAGGCGAGAACGTGCCGGAACCGGGCATCCCGGAATCCTTCCGCGTGCTAATGCAGGAAATGAAGTCGCTGTGCCTAAACGTCGACGTCATCTCCGCCGACGGATCGATTATCGAAATGGGCGACACCGATGACGAGGTCTTCCGCGCGGCCGAGGAGCTGGGGATTGACCTGGCCCGGCGGCCGGACGCCTCATCGGTCGACGAGATCTAA